Below is a genomic region from Constrictibacter sp. MBR-5.
TGCTCGGGTGCGGCTTCGAACATCTCCCGGCAGTCGCGTGAGCAGAAGTAGTAGACGCTGCCCTCATGGACGCTCGGCTTCGCCGCAGCGGTGCTGACGGTCTTGCCGCAGACGGGATCCACGTCCTCGGCTGGAGGAATCCACCGCAAGGTACCGGCTCCCCGGCTCTGCGGGTTTCCACCGTCCCGCTCGGCCTTGCCGTGGCCGTATCCCATGACATGGGCACCGCAACCGAAGCGCAGCATCACGAAGATGACCGCCGCCCAGATCAGAAAATAGAGAAGCTCGCTCATGAAACTGCATCCGACATTCTCAGCTTCCTCGGAGGATCGAGAACGGGTGGCGACGCCGTACTCACTTTTGACCCTGCAGCCCGTATAGACGGTGCGATACGGTGATCGTTACAGTCGGCCGCGTGGGTCCGTCCGAATTGGGCAGGCTTCAAGTCCGCCGCGCTAACCGATCCGGACGGTCGTATCGGTGACGAACTCATAGGGCGGCACTTGCAGATTGAGCGGGGCCGGGCCGCGACGGACGCGCCCCGCGGTATCGTAATGGGAGCCGTGACAGGGGCAGAACCAGCCGTCCCAGTTTCCGACCGGGTCGCCTTGCCGCTGGCCGAGCGGTACACAGCCGAGATGCGTGCAGATCCCGACGACGATCAGCCACTCCTCCCGCACCACGCGGTCGCCGTCGGTCTGGGGGTCGATCAACTCATTCAGATCGACCGCGCGGGCCTCGGCGATTCGCTCCGGCGGTCGGTGATCGATGAACACCGGCTTGCCGCGCCATTTTACGGTCACGCGCTGGCCGGGTTCGATCGGTGCCAGATCGACCTCGACGGAGGACACGGCGAGGACGTCGGCAGCGGGATTCATGCTGTCGATGAATGGCCAGAGGGCAGCGGCGCTGCCGACCGCGGCCACGGCGCCCGTGGCCAGGTACAGGAAATCACGGCGGGTGCCGGCGCCGTCCGCCGACCCGTCGTAATAGCGGCTGGAAGCGACAGTCTCGGCCATTGCTCTTCCTCCTGTCGGTGCCATGGTAGCGTCCGACGTCACGGATAAAGACGCGGCTCGAAGCACTTTCTTACGGCGGGTCCTCCCACCGCCCCGGAGCCGCGCGTCGACCTGGCGGAACCAAGGAACCGCGTCGGCCATGCGTGCGTGGGTGGGAAGGACGCACGCCCCAGCTGTAATGCGTCGTCCTCGGCGACGTCAGTTAGAGACGGTGAAGGCAATCTGGCCTGTCCGGAGAAACCGGCATGCGCTGAAGTGCATGCGGCAACGGGCTCGGCAGGCTTTCAGTGCCGGAAACCGTCGGAGGCCGTCGCCCGGCATCACTCCGGCTCTTCGGGTGGATATCCGAGGGGAAACGTCCCGGCGGATCCACGACGAAGTCATCAGAGGAGCATCGGCGATCCTCGCCTCGCCGATTTGAATGGAGGAAAGACACCATGCATACGTCTCGACTTGTCGCTTTAGCCTTCGTCGCCGCCGCCGGCGCTCCGCTGGCGGTCCGTGCGGCCGATGTGGAGAGCCTGCCGGATGGAGCCTCTCAACAGGGCAGGTGGCGCAGCAATGTCTGGCAGACCTGCGGGCGTTCGAGGATGAGCTTGCAGGTGTCGGGTTCGGCGTCTTGG
It encodes:
- the petA gene encoding ubiquinol-cytochrome c reductase iron-sulfur subunit; the encoded protein is MAETVASSRYYDGSADGAGTRRDFLYLATGAVAAVGSAAALWPFIDSMNPAADVLAVSSVEVDLAPIEPGQRVTVKWRGKPVFIDHRPPERIAEARAVDLNELIDPQTDGDRVVREEWLIVVGICTHLGCVPLGQRQGDPVGNWDGWFCPCHGSHYDTAGRVRRGPAPLNLQVPPYEFVTDTTVRIG
- a CDS encoding YHS domain-containing protein produces the protein MSELLYFLIWAAVIFVMLRFGCGAHVMGYGHGKAERDGGNPQSRGAGTLRWIPPAEDVDPVCGKTVSTAAAKPSVHEGSVYYFCSRDCREMFEAAPEQYVGPAAQGPQLRLENSHG